The Bacillota bacterium region GAGGAGGACTTCCGGCCTGAGGTCTACCTGGCCGCCCAGCCGGCGGAGCCGCCCAAGGATAAGGTCCTCTGTGGGCGAAAGGTTGACAAGCAGCCCCGGCCCGTAAGGGACCTCATCACCGAGGAACGCGAAGTGGTCGTTGCCGGGGAGGTCCGCAACGCCCAGGTCAAGGAGCTGAACACCGGCCGGAAGCTGGTGACCTTCGACCTTTCCGACTACACCGATTCGATCGCCGTCAAGGCCTTTGTCGGCAAGCCCAACGGCAAGCCGAGCGGCGCGTCGGGGGCCGACGTGGACTGGCAGGAGAGCCTGGCCGACGGGACCTGGGCGGTGGTGCGGGGATCGATCCAGGTCGACCGCGTGAGCCAGGAACTGAGCCTGATGGCCGACGACATCGTCCGCCGGCAGCGGCCGGAGCGGCGGGACGAGGCCGCCGCGAAACGGGTCGAACTGCACCTGCACACCAAGATGAGCGCGATGGACGCGGTGGTCGAGGCGACTCAGGCGGTTCGCCGGGCCGCCTCGTGGGGCCAGGCCGCCCTGGCCATCACCGACCACGGCGTCGTCCAGTCCTTCCCAGAGGCCTACGCGGCCGGCCGCAAGCTCGGGGTGAAGGTCATCTTCGGGCTCGAAGCCTACCTGATCGACGACCTGACCCCGGTGGCCCGGCGTCCCCGGCCGGGGGCCCTGGCCGACCAAGAATACGTCGTCGTCGACGTGGAGACGACCGGCCTGTCGTCGCTGACCGACGAGATCATCGAAATCGGGGCGGTCCGCCTCAGCGGCGGGGGAGCCCAGGCCGGCCCGACCGAATTCCGGAGCTTCGTCAAGCCGTCCAGGCCCGTCCCACAGAAGATCACCGAGTTGACCGGGATCACTGACGAGATGTTGGCCGGGGCGCCGGACGTGGTCACGGCGATGACCGCCTTCCTCGAATTCGCCGGCGCGGCCGGTCTGGTGGCCCACAACGCGTCTTTCGACCTCGGCTTCCTTAGGGCGGCCGCCCGCCGCTCCGGGCGGGATGATTGGCAGCCGACGGTCGTCGACACCCTATCCCTCGCCCGAGCCATCCTCCCGGATCGGGGCCACCACAAGCTGGACCAACTGGTGTCGGAATTCGGCGTGGCCTTAGATCACCACCATCGAGCGGTCGACGATGCCCGGGCGACCGGGCAGGTCTTCCGGCACTTGCTGGCGCGGCTGCCGGAGGATATCGAGGCGACGGAAGACGGGTTGAACCACCTGGGGCGGCGGACTCCCCCGAACCTCCTGCCGGACTACCACGCGATCATCCTGGTCCGCCGGCAGACTGGTCTGAAGGCCCTCTACAAGCTGGTTTCGGCGGCCCACACCCGGTATTTCCGGAGGAACCCGAGGATCCCCAAGAGCCTCCTGGCCCAGAGCCGCGACGGGCTCCTTTTCGGCTCGGCCTGCCAGGCCGGTGAAGTCTTCCAGGGGATACTGCGTGGTGAGGGCCCGGACGAAGTGGCCGAGCGGGCGAGTTTCTATGACTATATCGAAATCCAGCCGCCGGGGAACAATGACTTCCTGGTTCAGGCCGGGATGGTCGGCTCCCCGGACGACCTGGTGGCCATCAATCGCCGTCTTTACGAGCTGGGCAAGTCCCTGGGAAAGCCGGTGGTGGCCACGGGTGACGTCCATTTCCTGGATCAGCACGAGGCGGCCTTCCGGACCATCCTCATGCACGCCAGCGGGTTCGACGATGCCGACCGCCAGGGCCCCTTCCACTTCCGGACGACTCAGGAGATGCTGGCGGAGATGGCCGGGCTCGGGCCGGAAGCGGCCGACGAGGTCACCGTCAAGGGCCCGGCGGCCCTGGTCGCCTCGATCGAGGAGGTCCAGCCGGTGCCTGAGGGGTTCTTTCCCCCTGACATCGAAGGCGCGGCTGAGATCATCCAGGAGACGGCTTACACGCGCGCCCGCGGCCTTTACGGCGACCCCCTTCCGGGGATCGTGGCCGCCCGCCTCGAGCGGGAGTTGGGATCGGTCACCGGCAACGGCTACGCGGGCCTCTACCTGCTGGCGGCGAAGCTGGTCGGCAAGTCCCTCGAAGACGGCTATCTGGTGGGTTCGCGCGGCTCGGTGGGCTCCTCGCTGGTCGCCACGATGTGCGGGATCACCGAGGTCAACCCGCTGCCGGCCCACTACTTCTGCCCCAATGAGGACTGCCGATACAGTGAGTTCGTCACCGACGCGGCCGGTCAATCCGGCTTCGATCTGCCTGATAAGGACTGCCCGATCTGCGGGACCAGGCTCAAAAAAGACGGCCACGATATCCCCTTCGAGACCTTCCTTGGCTTCGAGGGGAACAAGGTGCCGGACATCGACCTCAACTTCTCCGGCGAGTACCAGTCGCGGATCCACGAATACACCGAGGGCCTCCTCGGCGAGGGGGTCATCTTCCGGGCCGGGACCATCGCCACCGTGGCCGAGAAGACGGCCTATGGCTACGTCCGCGGGTACATGCGGGACAAGGAGAAGTTGTGGCGGCGGCCGGAGATCGCCCGGTTGGCCGCCGGTTGCACCGGGGTGCGGCGGACCACCGGGCGCCACCCGGGCGGGCTGGTCCTGGTGCCCAAGGGCAAAGAGATCGAGGATTTCTGCCCGATCCAGTATCCGGCCAACGACGTCAAGGCCGGGCAGACGACCACCCACTTCGACTACCATTCCATCGAGTGCCTGGTCAAGTTG contains the following coding sequences:
- a CDS encoding PolC-type DNA polymerase III; translation: MGTGGSAAVEFRRLVADIDLPERVRQVLIAARVSRVRVCLAERSWAVELTSTRSLSAEETATAERALTARVPGLARVSLTLVVQEPERRHADAEAALAAEWGAVVESLYVAVPAARAFISPETRWRLDGKRLVVTAGGRAATEFLSRRGASLQLEQAVLDRTGFALGVMFEAGAEAETPPPEEDFRPEVYLAAQPAEPPKDKVLCGRKVDKQPRPVRDLITEEREVVVAGEVRNAQVKELNTGRKLVTFDLSDYTDSIAVKAFVGKPNGKPSGASGADVDWQESLADGTWAVVRGSIQVDRVSQELSLMADDIVRRQRPERRDEAAAKRVELHLHTKMSAMDAVVEATQAVRRAASWGQAALAITDHGVVQSFPEAYAAGRKLGVKVIFGLEAYLIDDLTPVARRPRPGALADQEYVVVDVETTGLSSLTDEIIEIGAVRLSGGGAQAGPTEFRSFVKPSRPVPQKITELTGITDEMLAGAPDVVTAMTAFLEFAGAAGLVAHNASFDLGFLRAAARRSGRDDWQPTVVDTLSLARAILPDRGHHKLDQLVSEFGVALDHHHRAVDDARATGQVFRHLLARLPEDIEATEDGLNHLGRRTPPNLLPDYHAIILVRRQTGLKALYKLVSAAHTRYFRRNPRIPKSLLAQSRDGLLFGSACQAGEVFQGILRGEGPDEVAERASFYDYIEIQPPGNNDFLVQAGMVGSPDDLVAINRRLYELGKSLGKPVVATGDVHFLDQHEAAFRTILMHASGFDDADRQGPFHFRTTQEMLAEMAGLGPEAADEVTVKGPAALVASIEEVQPVPEGFFPPDIEGAAEIIQETAYTRARGLYGDPLPGIVAARLERELGSVTGNGYAGLYLLAAKLVGKSLEDGYLVGSRGSVGSSLVATMCGITEVNPLPAHYFCPNEDCRYSEFVTDAAGQSGFDLPDKDCPICGTRLKKDGHDIPFETFLGFEGNKVPDIDLNFSGEYQSRIHEYTEGLLGEGVIFRAGTIATVAEKTAYGYVRGYMRDKEKLWRRPEIARLAAGCTGVRRTTGRHPGGLVLVPKGKEIEDFCPIQYPANDVKAGQTTTHFDYHSIECLVKLDLLGHDDPTALRMLQDVTGFDVRAVPFDDPETLTLFSGLGSLGFEPGKIDGDVGTIGVPEFGTRFVRQMLEDTRPTTFTELVRISGLSHGTDVWLNNAQILIKAATATLREVICCRDDIMVYLIFKGLEPSLAFKIMEDVRKGRGLKPDQVRAVAEKGVPSWYIESCQKIRYMFPKAHAAAYVMMSFRVAYFKVHFPAAFYVVYFSVRGDDFNTSMIVREPDELRRQMKEIMDKGNEATPKEKNTLIDLEVAHEMYLRGLRFLPVDLERSDPFKFLITPDGLLVPFAALSGFGRTAAASVSQARSEAPFTSVEDLLARGRLSRNLVDLLRAHGALRGLSETNQLALF